The following are from one region of the Actinoplanes sp. L3-i22 genome:
- a CDS encoding carbohydrate ABC transporter permease: MTTLAPARTRRRQDRAGYLFLLPWFGGLLFMVVPFFASLYLAFTHYDLLTAPRWAGLANFRQMLGDATLHQSLRVTLVYTVVSVPLSLIVALAVAMILDRGVRGLAIYRSIYYLPSLLAGSVAIVMLWRYIFSYHGIVNDALAWFGIQGPGWATDPRYALGTLILLHVWTFGSPMVIFLAGLRQIPAMYYEAASMDGASPWRQFRSVTLPLLSPIIFFNLVQALIASFQTFTQGYVISNGTGGPGQSTLFYNLYLYQKGFAEFDMGYASSMAWLLLVIIAGFTGINFLAARFWVFYDN; this comes from the coding sequence GTGACCACACTCGCCCCGGCCCGCACCCGGCGGCGGCAGGACCGGGCCGGATACCTGTTCCTGCTGCCGTGGTTCGGCGGCCTGCTCTTCATGGTCGTGCCGTTCTTCGCCTCGCTCTACCTGGCCTTCACCCACTACGACCTGCTCACCGCGCCACGCTGGGCCGGGCTGGCCAACTTCCGCCAGATGCTCGGCGACGCCACCCTGCACCAGTCGTTGCGGGTCACCCTCGTCTACACGGTGGTCTCGGTGCCGCTGTCGCTGATCGTCGCGCTGGCCGTGGCCATGATCCTCGACCGCGGCGTACGCGGCCTGGCGATCTACCGCAGCATCTACTACCTGCCCTCGCTGCTGGCCGGCAGCGTCGCCATCGTCATGCTCTGGCGCTACATCTTCTCCTACCACGGCATCGTCAACGACGCCCTGGCCTGGTTCGGCATCCAGGGCCCCGGCTGGGCCACCGATCCCCGCTACGCGCTGGGCACCCTGATCCTGCTGCACGTGTGGACCTTCGGCTCACCCATGGTCATCTTCCTGGCCGGCCTGCGGCAGATCCCCGCGATGTACTACGAGGCCGCGTCCATGGACGGCGCGTCGCCCTGGCGGCAGTTCCGCTCGGTCACCCTGCCGCTGCTGAGCCCGATCATCTTCTTCAACCTGGTGCAGGCGCTGATCGCCTCATTCCAGACCTTCACCCAGGGGTACGTGATCAGCAACGGCACCGGCGGCCCGGGCCAGTCCACCCTGTTCTACAACCTGTACCTGTACCAGAAAGGCTTCGCCGAATTCGACATGGGTTACGCCTCGTCGATGGCCTGGCTGCTGCTGGTGATCATCGCCGGGTTCACCGGCATCAACTTCCTCGCCGCCCGCTTCTGGGTCTTCTACGACAACTGA
- a CDS encoding ABC transporter substrate-binding protein, with translation MNTETTTAGLGRRQALRLAGLAGLAAALPGCGRGFGGKNDDDGKIELNMVWWGDAQRAQFTQKTLELFHAANPDIRVRTEYQDSSPYKDKLAARFAASDPPDLMAMRFDSLREYADRGTLLDLATHTDRLDLSGLTPQATALGQVGNQNFGVPSGLNTIGFVIDKSLTDKYGVRIPDGDTWSWTDLATFAQQVSKASKGKVYGTNFEAFTVANLLVFARQRGEDFFTADGRLGATAATVTAWYQMIESLRAAGGFPPAGFIDQNNGTSPAQSYLAKKQIASQIIPTNNLLGYNQACGGALQLLRIPGETQATRRGQSVDTPALWSIAAKSKHPQETLKLLNFLVNDVQAGKAAGATRGVPPSTKVAEQITATLEPDNRRSNEFLAALQKEKLPASYPYPVGASKLTNILKTISTEVEFKRMTPAAAGEKFMTDARKAIAG, from the coding sequence GTGAACACAGAGACCACCACCGCCGGACTCGGTCGCCGCCAGGCACTGCGACTGGCCGGGCTCGCCGGGCTCGCCGCCGCCCTGCCCGGCTGCGGCCGCGGCTTCGGCGGCAAGAACGACGACGACGGCAAGATCGAACTCAACATGGTCTGGTGGGGAGACGCGCAACGCGCCCAGTTCACCCAGAAGACCCTGGAGCTGTTCCACGCCGCCAACCCGGACATCCGGGTCCGCACCGAATACCAGGACAGTTCGCCCTACAAGGACAAGCTCGCCGCCCGCTTCGCGGCAAGCGACCCGCCCGACCTGATGGCGATGCGCTTCGACAGCCTGCGCGAATACGCCGACCGCGGCACCCTGCTGGACCTGGCCACCCACACCGACCGGCTGGACCTGAGCGGGCTGACCCCGCAGGCCACCGCCCTCGGCCAGGTCGGCAACCAGAACTTCGGCGTGCCCTCGGGGCTCAACACCATCGGCTTCGTCATCGACAAGAGCCTCACTGACAAGTACGGCGTGCGCATCCCGGACGGCGACACCTGGAGCTGGACCGACCTGGCCACCTTCGCCCAGCAGGTCAGCAAGGCCAGCAAAGGCAAGGTCTACGGCACCAACTTCGAAGCGTTCACCGTCGCCAACCTGCTGGTCTTCGCCCGCCAGCGCGGCGAGGACTTCTTCACCGCCGACGGCCGGCTCGGCGCCACCGCCGCCACCGTCACCGCCTGGTACCAGATGATCGAGAGCCTGCGCGCGGCCGGAGGGTTCCCGCCGGCCGGCTTCATCGACCAGAACAACGGCACCTCACCCGCCCAGTCCTACCTGGCCAAGAAACAGATCGCGTCGCAGATCATCCCCACCAACAACCTGCTCGGCTACAACCAGGCCTGCGGTGGCGCCCTGCAGTTGCTGCGCATCCCCGGCGAGACCCAGGCGACCCGTCGTGGCCAATCCGTCGACACCCCGGCGCTCTGGTCGATCGCCGCGAAGTCGAAGCATCCGCAGGAGACGCTGAAACTGCTCAACTTCCTGGTCAACGACGTGCAGGCCGGCAAGGCCGCGGGCGCGACCCGGGGCGTGCCGCCCAGCACCAAGGTCGCCGAGCAGATCACCGCCACCCTGGAGCCCGACAACCGGCGTTCCAACGAGTTCCTGGCCGCGCTGCAGAAGGAGAAGCTGCCGGCCTCGTACCCCTATCCGGTGGGCGCCAGCAAACTCACCAACATCCTCAAGACGATCAGCACCGAGGTCGAGTTCAAGCGGATGACCCCGGCCGCGGCCGGCGAGAAGTTCATGACCGACGCCCGCAAGGCGATAGCCGGGTGA
- a CDS encoding glycoside hydrolase 43 family protein, translated as MNNPWTADTGDGHYRNPVLFADWSDPDVVRAGDDFYLTASSFNRVPGLPLLHSTDLVNWALIGHALRRLPDEYAVVRPGCGVWAPALRLHDGRFWIVYPDPDHGIYVTTADDPAGPWSEPRLVLPGRGLIDPCPLWDADGSAYLVHGWAKSRAGFNNRLTAYAMKPDLEAPIGPATVIVDGGDIDGCRTLEGPKWYRHDDWYWIFAPAGGVAGGWQYAMRSRHVFGPYEPRIVLAQGSTGVNGPHQGAWVDTGAGEDWFLHFQDLGAFGRVVHLQPMRWDDQGWPVIGDRGAPVPGFRKPATGPAWTSTPPVADRFPGGRPGPQWSWPANPEPGRVLQHPGDGLRLACVAHPGGDLRQAPHVLGQRLPGPRLRAATGVRLDAGPGARAGLVVRGRTYAWIGLEKRTDGTFLTCRFAEEGEAEQDVADPVEVPAGAGVRLVVTVTGTAVIRFAADIGGERWESGPPFTATGGGWIGAALGLFAIGTDGHADFDPLSITAEDQ; from the coding sequence GTGAACAATCCGTGGACCGCCGACACCGGCGACGGGCACTACCGCAACCCGGTGCTGTTCGCCGACTGGTCCGATCCGGACGTCGTGCGCGCCGGCGACGACTTCTACCTGACCGCCTCCAGCTTCAACCGGGTGCCCGGCCTGCCCCTGCTGCACTCCACCGACCTGGTCAACTGGGCGCTGATCGGGCACGCGCTGCGGCGGCTGCCCGACGAGTACGCCGTTGTCCGGCCCGGCTGCGGCGTCTGGGCGCCCGCACTTCGTCTCCACGACGGACGGTTCTGGATCGTCTACCCCGACCCGGACCACGGCATCTACGTCACCACCGCGGACGACCCGGCCGGCCCGTGGAGCGAACCACGCCTGGTCCTGCCGGGCCGCGGCCTGATCGACCCGTGCCCGCTGTGGGACGCCGACGGCAGCGCCTACCTGGTGCACGGCTGGGCCAAGAGCCGCGCCGGATTCAACAACCGCCTGACCGCGTACGCGATGAAACCCGACCTGGAAGCCCCGATCGGCCCCGCCACCGTGATCGTCGACGGCGGCGACATCGACGGATGCCGCACCCTGGAGGGACCGAAGTGGTACCGGCACGACGACTGGTACTGGATCTTCGCGCCGGCCGGTGGTGTCGCCGGCGGCTGGCAGTACGCGATGCGCTCGCGGCACGTGTTCGGCCCGTACGAGCCGCGAATCGTGCTCGCCCAGGGCAGCACCGGCGTCAACGGACCGCATCAGGGCGCCTGGGTGGACACCGGCGCCGGCGAGGACTGGTTCCTGCACTTCCAGGACCTCGGCGCGTTCGGGCGCGTCGTGCACCTGCAACCGATGCGCTGGGACGACCAGGGCTGGCCGGTCATCGGCGACCGCGGCGCCCCCGTGCCCGGCTTCCGCAAGCCGGCGACCGGGCCGGCGTGGACCAGCACGCCCCCGGTGGCCGACCGGTTCCCCGGCGGGCGGCCCGGGCCCCAATGGAGCTGGCCGGCCAACCCCGAACCGGGCCGGGTGCTCCAGCACCCGGGCGACGGCCTGCGGCTGGCCTGCGTGGCGCACCCCGGCGGCGACCTGCGCCAAGCACCTCATGTGCTCGGCCAGCGGCTGCCCGGGCCACGGTTGCGCGCCGCGACCGGGGTGCGGCTGGACGCCGGCCCCGGTGCGCGGGCCGGGCTGGTGGTGCGCGGACGTACGTACGCCTGGATCGGTCTGGAAAAACGGACCGACGGCACCTTTCTGACCTGCCGGTTCGCCGAGGAAGGCGAAGCGGAACAGGACGTGGCGGACCCGGTCGAGGTCCCGGCGGGCGCAGGGGTGCGGCTCGTCGTGACCGTCACCGGCACGGCAGTGATCCGGTTCGCCGCGGACATCGGCGGTGAACGGTGGGAGAGCGGCCCGCCGTTCACCGCCACCGGCGGCGGCTGGATCGGCGCCGCCCTCGGCCTGTTCGCCATCGGAACCGACGGCCACGCCGACTTCGACCCCTTGTCCATCACGGCGGAGGACCAATGA
- a CDS encoding carbohydrate ABC transporter permease — protein sequence MTLTAPRTTPAEPEIRPVPPRKPRPRFLRHVLLCAVGAIMLYPLLWMISSSLKPSNSVFTDESLWPAAFDFGNYARGWTSLSEPFQTYLVNSLIIVILSIIGNLLSCSLAAYAFARLRFRGRKLFFALMLGTMMLPGHVLVVPQYVLFDKLGWLNTYYPLLVPHFLATNGFYIFLMVQFMRSLPTELDDAARIDGCGPFRTFWKVILPLCLPAFATTAIFTFISVWNEFFGPLLYLTDPQLYTVPLALRQFMDSEGQSQWGEMFAMSFLSLAPVIGFFIAGQKYLVKGIATTGLR from the coding sequence ATGACACTCACCGCACCCCGGACCACGCCTGCCGAGCCGGAGATCCGGCCCGTACCACCGAGGAAGCCACGCCCCCGCTTCCTGCGGCACGTGCTGCTCTGCGCCGTCGGCGCGATCATGCTCTACCCGCTGCTCTGGATGATCTCCAGCTCGCTCAAACCCAGCAACTCGGTCTTCACCGACGAATCGCTGTGGCCGGCCGCCTTCGACTTCGGCAACTACGCCCGGGGCTGGACCTCGCTGAGCGAACCGTTCCAGACCTACCTGGTCAACTCGCTGATCATCGTCATCCTCAGCATCATCGGCAACCTGCTGTCCTGCTCGCTTGCGGCCTACGCGTTCGCCCGGCTGCGCTTCCGCGGCCGCAAACTGTTCTTCGCGCTGATGCTCGGCACCATGATGCTGCCCGGCCACGTCCTGGTCGTCCCGCAGTACGTGCTCTTCGACAAACTCGGCTGGCTCAACACCTACTACCCGCTGCTGGTCCCGCACTTCCTGGCCACCAACGGCTTCTACATCTTCCTGATGGTCCAGTTCATGCGCTCGCTGCCCACCGAGCTCGACGACGCCGCCCGCATCGACGGGTGCGGGCCGTTCCGTACCTTCTGGAAAGTGATCCTGCCGCTGTGCCTGCCGGCCTTCGCCACCACGGCGATCTTCACCTTCATCTCGGTCTGGAACGAGTTCTTCGGCCCCCTGCTGTACCTCACCGACCCGCAGCTCTACACCGTCCCGCTCGCCCTGCGCCAGTTCATGGACTCCGAGGGACAGAGCCAATGGGGCGAGATGTTCGCGATGTCGTTCCTGTCGCTGGCCCCGGTCATCGGCTTCTTCATCGCCGGCCAGAAATACCTCGTCAAAGGCATCGCCACCACCGGATTGAGGTGA
- a CDS encoding pectinesterase family protein, whose protein sequence is MIKVVIVAAALLATTAANPAHAAEPDRADRAGQPTGFAAVPGPDGRITTGGASGRTVRAGTLDQLRTYAAATEPLVVQVAGSIRVDPFGDMIRVASDKTIIGYGPGAELVGGGLFLSGTHNVIIRNLTIRDSYIPGDFDGKRADNDNDGIRLDTADHVWIDHTRIERVGDGGIDIRKDSDYITLSWNVISDINKALGVGWTANVVTRLTAHHNWIRNTVQRNWSLDNTAAAHLYDNYLQNITQYGTMSRNNARVLVEDSAFDHVNDPLVAKDAGSQLAQRRNLFTASPGRLDSTGEPFDVPYAYSPDPAARVRDLVTRYAGPQPVAHRTPSTITVALDGTGDYASLLAALGATRDARGPVTIQVRPGFYREQVRVWPSQSDVTITGPSDAIVAYDLSAAGQKFYGGVLGDDAATLTLRGTGTSIHGLTVTATSAAAVRAAGDRATLDGTHLTSLLAAAGRSYLRGCTVAGDGDLISGPGVAVLDGCTISAGDTGAITAASTPQRQPYGFLLTGCVLDGAHLGRAIGPGAQVVVRGSTLGPRLAAQGWAAPLARFAEYANTGPGAQFGAGRPQLSRAQARRYTAAAYLGRWRPHV, encoded by the coding sequence ATGATCAAGGTAGTCATCGTGGCGGCCGCACTGCTGGCCACCACAGCGGCCAATCCGGCGCACGCCGCCGAACCCGACCGCGCGGACCGGGCCGGGCAGCCGACCGGCTTCGCCGCCGTGCCCGGCCCGGACGGCCGGATCACCACCGGCGGCGCGAGCGGGCGGACCGTGCGCGCCGGCACTCTCGACCAGCTACGGACCTACGCCGCCGCGACCGAACCACTGGTCGTCCAGGTCGCCGGCAGCATCCGGGTGGACCCGTTCGGCGACATGATCCGGGTCGCTTCCGACAAGACCATCATCGGGTACGGGCCGGGGGCCGAACTGGTCGGCGGTGGACTGTTCCTCAGCGGCACCCACAACGTGATCATCCGGAACCTGACCATCCGTGACTCGTACATCCCGGGCGACTTCGACGGCAAACGCGCCGACAACGACAACGACGGCATCCGGCTCGACACCGCCGACCACGTCTGGATCGACCACACCCGCATCGAACGCGTCGGCGACGGCGGCATCGACATCCGCAAGGACAGCGACTACATCACCCTGTCCTGGAACGTGATCAGCGACATCAACAAGGCGCTCGGCGTCGGCTGGACCGCCAACGTGGTGACCAGGCTGACCGCGCACCACAACTGGATCCGCAACACCGTGCAACGCAACTGGAGTCTGGACAACACCGCCGCCGCGCACCTGTACGACAACTACCTGCAGAACATCACCCAGTACGGCACGATGAGCCGCAACAACGCCCGGGTGCTCGTCGAGGACTCGGCGTTCGACCACGTCAACGACCCGCTGGTGGCCAAGGACGCCGGCTCGCAGCTCGCCCAGCGGCGCAACCTGTTCACCGCCAGCCCGGGCCGGCTCGACAGCACCGGCGAGCCGTTCGACGTTCCGTACGCCTACTCCCCCGACCCGGCCGCCCGGGTCCGCGACCTGGTCACCCGGTATGCCGGACCGCAGCCGGTCGCGCACCGGACCCCGTCGACGATCACCGTCGCCCTGGACGGCACCGGCGACTACGCCAGCCTGCTGGCGGCCCTCGGCGCCACCCGCGACGCGCGCGGCCCGGTCACCATCCAGGTACGACCCGGCTTCTACCGCGAACAGGTCCGCGTCTGGCCCAGCCAGTCCGACGTGACCATCACCGGCCCCAGCGACGCGATCGTCGCCTACGACCTCTCGGCAGCGGGGCAGAAGTTCTACGGCGGCGTCCTCGGCGACGACGCGGCCACGCTCACCCTGCGCGGAACCGGAACGAGCATCCACGGCCTGACCGTCACCGCGACCAGCGCCGCAGCGGTACGCGCCGCCGGTGACCGGGCCACCCTCGACGGCACTCACCTCACGTCGTTGCTGGCCGCGGCCGGACGCAGCTACCTGCGCGGGTGCACCGTCGCGGGCGACGGCGACCTGATCAGCGGGCCGGGCGTCGCGGTCCTCGACGGATGCACGATCTCCGCGGGCGACACCGGGGCGATCACCGCGGCCAGCACCCCGCAGCGCCAGCCCTACGGATTCCTACTCACCGGGTGCGTCCTCGACGGCGCCCATCTCGGCCGGGCCATCGGACCCGGCGCCCAGGTCGTCGTCCGTGGGTCCACCCTCGGCCCGCGGCTTGCCGCCCAGGGCTGGGCCGCTCCGCTCGCCCG
- a CDS encoding PmoA family protein — MPNVQAHDLCCAGRVVARYVWDSQLPETVSPRPYLHPVTTLGGTAVTGFMPDDHLHHLGASIAVPVVNEANFWGGRTYVAGRGPVSLDNHGHQRHDRWLHRSDDRLTQQLRWTGRDGRTLAHEQRALSVETLTDDAWILRIDFALSSATTDPLRIDSPAVRGRDGAGYGGFFWRAPAGLDRVHAFGRQPGIDVHGSRDPYVVLTGSHHDTAAWTLIFLAATPITDPWFVRSSDYAGVCSAIAWKRRLVIAPGQVFTRRLSVVIADGPPTGATVEAAVAAGQEGNS, encoded by the coding sequence ATGCCGAACGTTCAGGCACATGATCTGTGCTGCGCAGGCCGCGTCGTCGCCCGCTATGTCTGGGACTCGCAACTACCCGAGACCGTCTCGCCCCGCCCGTACCTGCATCCGGTGACCACCCTCGGCGGCACCGCCGTCACCGGGTTCATGCCCGACGACCACCTGCACCACCTGGGCGCCAGCATCGCGGTCCCGGTCGTCAACGAGGCGAACTTCTGGGGCGGGCGCACCTACGTCGCCGGGCGCGGGCCGGTCTCGCTGGACAACCACGGACATCAGCGCCACGACCGCTGGCTGCATCGATCCGACGACCGGCTCACCCAGCAACTACGGTGGACCGGCCGCGACGGCCGGACACTCGCCCATGAACAACGCGCGCTGAGCGTCGAGACGCTCACCGACGACGCCTGGATACTGCGTATCGACTTCGCGCTGAGCAGCGCCACCACCGACCCGCTGCGCATCGACAGCCCCGCGGTCCGCGGACGCGACGGCGCCGGTTACGGCGGATTCTTCTGGCGGGCGCCGGCCGGCCTCGACCGGGTGCACGCCTTCGGCCGGCAGCCCGGCATCGACGTGCACGGCAGCCGCGACCCGTACGTGGTGCTCACCGGCAGCCACCACGACACCGCCGCCTGGACACTGATCTTTCTGGCCGCGACACCGATCACCGACCCGTGGTTCGTCCGGTCCAGCGACTACGCCGGCGTCTGCTCGGCCATCGCGTGGAAGCGGCGCCTCGTGATCGCGCCCGGCCAGGTGTTCACCCGCCGGCTGTCGGTCGTGATCGCCGATGGGCCGCCTACCGGCGCCACCGTGGAGGCCGCCGTCGCCGCCGGCCAGGAGGGCAACTCGTGA
- a CDS encoding glycoside hydrolase family 3 C-terminal domain-containing protein, translating into MFRIAASLAATVTGLALATVPAAADETPIYLDRAYSPAERAADLVARMTLAEKATQLTSSQAAAIPRLGIAAYGWWNEAGHGVAREGTRNGGGPPTLINTTSYPVSLSLGSTWNPDLVYREATMISDETRDVFRQNKLDLGLYSPTVNLARDPRWGRNDETFSEDPVLTTALAAQFVNGLQGQTTTGEPLPESGGYLKTVATLKHFAANNSEFNRTTGSSDVDERTLREYYTAQFRDIVARSRPGSIMSAYNELNGVPAPANLHLHDTLARQTFGFGGFFTSDCDAVYIMQSGHHWQPSNASAPVDEFSRTAYAQSAGEDLNCNAGYKDGKNYANTIPAAIDKKITTFTGVYNENDVDVSAVRLFTARIATGEFDAEAQVPWIAAARARLAPGTWTNTEANNAVTETPQRLAMARQVAAESLVLLKNDHDTLPLRVPAGGGYRVAVIGAYAQPVTMFLGGYSSVQGAAGQANSVSGYAGLTAAIQAINPAAAVDLLPATADGIAAAAGYDTAIVYAGTDDTTARESHDRIDLALPGGQAQLIDQVAAVNPHTVVYLETVGQVDLAPFAAKVPAILWSSYNGQQKGAALADVVTGAVDPSGHLPFTWYADAAQLPPIGDYAIRPTATTLGRTYQYFTGDVAYPFGHGLSYTHFRYTHLRADDRHVDADGTIRVTAEVTNTGRVTGAEVAQLYAATPQAADRPRQRLAGFRKITLEPGQTQKITFPVRVSDLAYFDESSGRVRVDTGRCELRLGSSSGDIRARTAVTVTGRLHATPTFVTARPVVVGDAATGVSQRVFFPAGSRIDPQLTVAFSDDTLVGYRGLGAGTPLPAGMRIRYATNRPAVVTAGRDGLTATGPGVATVTVTIRYHGATTSGTFVVLVRDTPAEPVR; encoded by the coding sequence GTGTTCCGCATCGCCGCCTCCCTGGCCGCCACCGTCACCGGCCTGGCCCTGGCCACCGTGCCGGCCGCCGCCGACGAGACCCCGATCTACCTGGACCGCGCCTACTCGCCGGCCGAACGCGCCGCCGACCTGGTCGCCCGGATGACCCTGGCCGAAAAAGCCACCCAGCTCACCAGCAGCCAGGCCGCGGCCATCCCGCGACTGGGCATCGCCGCCTACGGCTGGTGGAACGAGGCCGGGCACGGCGTCGCCCGGGAGGGCACCCGCAACGGCGGCGGCCCACCCACACTGATCAACACCACGTCGTATCCGGTCTCGCTGTCGCTGGGCTCGACCTGGAACCCGGACCTGGTCTACCGGGAGGCCACGATGATCTCCGACGAGACCCGCGACGTCTTCCGGCAGAACAAGCTCGACCTCGGCCTGTACTCACCGACCGTCAACCTGGCCCGGGACCCGCGCTGGGGCCGCAACGACGAGACCTTCAGCGAGGACCCGGTGCTGACCACCGCCCTGGCCGCGCAGTTCGTCAACGGCCTGCAGGGCCAGACCACGACCGGCGAACCGCTGCCGGAGTCCGGCGGATACCTCAAGACCGTCGCCACCCTCAAGCACTTCGCCGCCAACAACAGCGAGTTCAACCGGACCACCGGCAGCTCCGACGTCGACGAACGCACCCTGCGCGAGTACTACACCGCCCAGTTCCGCGACATCGTCGCGCGCAGCCGGCCCGGCTCGATCATGAGCGCCTACAACGAGCTCAACGGAGTGCCCGCACCCGCGAACCTGCATCTGCACGACACGCTCGCCCGGCAGACGTTCGGCTTCGGCGGCTTCTTCACCTCCGACTGCGACGCGGTCTACATCATGCAGTCCGGCCACCACTGGCAACCGTCCAACGCGAGCGCGCCGGTCGACGAGTTCAGCCGCACCGCCTACGCGCAGTCAGCCGGTGAAGACCTCAACTGCAACGCCGGTTACAAGGACGGCAAGAACTACGCCAACACCATCCCGGCCGCCATCGACAAGAAGATCACCACGTTCACCGGTGTCTACAACGAGAACGACGTCGACGTCTCGGCCGTACGGCTGTTCACCGCCCGCATCGCCACCGGCGAGTTCGACGCCGAGGCACAGGTGCCGTGGATCGCCGCCGCGCGCGCCCGGCTGGCCCCCGGCACCTGGACCAACACCGAGGCCAACAACGCCGTGACCGAAACCCCGCAACGGCTGGCGATGGCCCGCCAGGTCGCCGCCGAGAGCCTCGTGCTGCTCAAGAACGACCACGACACACTGCCGCTGCGGGTACCGGCCGGCGGCGGCTACCGGGTCGCGGTGATCGGCGCTTACGCCCAGCCGGTCACCATGTTCCTCGGCGGGTACAGCAGCGTCCAGGGCGCCGCCGGCCAGGCCAACTCGGTCAGCGGATACGCCGGCCTCACAGCAGCGATCCAGGCGATCAACCCGGCCGCCGCCGTCGACCTGCTACCCGCCACCGCCGACGGCATCGCGGCGGCAGCCGGCTACGACACCGCGATCGTGTACGCCGGCACCGACGACACCACCGCCCGGGAGTCGCACGACCGTATCGACCTTGCCCTGCCCGGGGGCCAGGCGCAGCTCATCGACCAGGTCGCCGCGGTCAACCCGCACACCGTCGTCTACCTGGAGACGGTCGGGCAGGTCGACCTCGCACCGTTCGCGGCGAAAGTGCCGGCGATCCTGTGGAGTTCCTACAACGGCCAGCAGAAGGGCGCCGCCCTCGCCGACGTCGTTACCGGCGCCGTCGACCCCAGCGGGCACCTGCCCTTCACCTGGTACGCCGACGCCGCCCAACTGCCGCCGATCGGTGACTACGCGATCCGGCCCACCGCCACCACCCTCGGCCGCACCTACCAGTACTTCACCGGCGACGTCGCCTACCCGTTCGGCCACGGCCTCAGTTACACCCACTTCCGCTATACACACCTGCGCGCCGACGACCGCCATGTGGACGCCGACGGCACGATCCGGGTCACCGCCGAGGTCACCAACACCGGTCGGGTCACCGGCGCCGAGGTCGCCCAGCTCTACGCGGCCACCCCGCAGGCCGCCGACCGGCCGCGCCAGCGCCTCGCCGGCTTCCGGAAGATCACTCTCGAACCCGGTCAAACCCAGAAGATCACCTTTCCCGTACGGGTGAGCGACCTCGCCTACTTCGACGAGTCCAGCGGCCGCGTCCGCGTCGACACCGGCCGTTGCGAGCTGAGGCTCGGCTCGTCCAGCGGCGACATCCGCGCTCGCACCGCGGTCACCGTGACCGGGCGGCTGCACGCGACACCCACCTTCGTCACCGCCCGGCCGGTCGTGGTCGGCGACGCGGCCACCGGCGTCTCGCAGCGGGTGTTCTTCCCGGCGGGCAGCCGTATCGACCCGCAACTGACCGTCGCGTTCAGCGACGACACCCTGGTCGGCTACCGCGGCCTCGGCGCCGGCACGCCGCTGCCCGCGGGCATGCGGATCCGGTACGCGACCAACCGTCCCGCCGTGGTCACCGCCGGCCGAGACGGCCTCACGGCCACCGGACCCGGGGTGGCCACCGTAACCGTCACCATCCGCTACCACGGCGCTACCACCTCCGGAACGTTCGTCGTCCTCGTCCGCGACACCCCCGCCGAGCCGGTTCGGTGA